GAAGGCCGACGTTCCGGGCTGGACCGCCGCCGGCAAGACCGGCACCAGCCAGGATTTCCGCGACGCCTGGTTCATCGGCTACACCGGGACGCTGGTCACCGGCGTCTGGCTCGGCAATGACGACAATTCGCCGACCCGGAAGGCGACCGGCGGCGGCCTGCCGGTCGACGTCTGGACCCGCTTCATGCGCGAGGCGCTGAAAGGCACCGCGCCGCAGCCGCTACCCGGCGGCGGCTGGAGCGGCGGCCCGCTGGTCGCAGGCAGCCCCTCCGCCGGCGGCACCATCGCGCAGGCCGGCCCGCGCGGCGAAACCCAGATCGTCAACATCCCTGCGGCTTCCGGCGCCGCTCGCCCGCAGCCCGCCCGCGCCAATGTCCGCCCCGAAGCCGACAGCGGCCTCGACGGCTGGCTGATGGACCGGCTGTTCGGGCGATAGCGTTCGCCCGCAATGAGGGCCGTGCTCGCATCGCCCCCACCCTCACCCTGATGTCGAGGATTGCGGCGGCGCTCTCTTTACCCTCCCCTGGAGGGGGAGGGTTGATGCTCGCGGCGACCGCGTTCGGGCCTCAGCCCCGCGTCGCCTGCCAGACGCCGCGGCAGCGGTCGCCCTGGATCAGGCCGCTCCAGATCCCGGTGCCCGAATTGCCCGACAGACGGCCGCGGCCATTGGCGACCGAAGCGCCGACCGACAGCCGGACCGCGACATTGCCGCCCCCGGTGATGCCGCCCGTGACCTTGCCGCCGCCGGCCGAGGCGACGCGGCGGCCCTGCACGGCGAACGGCGCGCTGTAGGTCGGGCTGCAATTGCCGGCCCGGGTGGCGAACACCACGTTCCAGGTGCCGTCGAAATGCCCGACGGAAGCGCGCCGCTTCGCCGCCTCGGCGTCGCCGGACACGGCCACGAGTGCCAGAGCCAGGACGGCTGCGGCGGCCAACAGGCCGGTCCGAGCAATGCCGCGGTTGGGCGGTCCGGAATGAGAGCAGGCTGAGGACGTCATGATCATCTCCGAAGCTGAACCTACGACCGGCCGGTACCGACCTTGCCGGCCGCGGCGCGGATGCTGCGATCCTGCGCCTGCCGATAAGAGGTGTCGACGCAAACTGTCTACGGATGATGCGACGTGGCGATGCGCCGAAAGGTTCGGCTGCGCGCCGCAATTTCCGCCGCCGAGCCGAGCGCGCCGGCACGCGATCGCCGGCGTTATGCGTTGCCAATCCGGCCGCGCTCTGCCATAAGCGCAACCTTCGTCGCCCGGCTGATCAAGGGCTGCCGTGGCGATGAGCCTGCCGGTTTTTCTCGCGAGAGAATAAATCGAGCAACTTCAACGCTCTAACGAGCATTTTGAGCCTGCGCAGCGCCTCACCGGCGCGTTTTGCGCGTGGCATAGGAGAGCCAAATGCCCAAGCTGAAGACCAAATCGGGCGCCAAAAAGCGCTTCAAAGTCACCGCCACCGGCAAGGTGATGTCCGCCCAGCGCGGCAAGCGCCACGGCATGATCAAGCGCACCAAGAAGCAGATCCGTCAGCTTCGCGGCACCCGCGTGATCTTCAAGACCGACGGCGACAACATCAAGAAGTATTTCTTGCCGAACGCCTGACCGTTCACGCCGCGCCTCTGCGCGGCAGCCTCATCGGGCCGCGTCCGCGCGGCCAAGCAAACCAATTTCAGATGAAGGAGATCAGTCATGGCTCGCGTCAAACGCGGTGTGACGGCTCACGCCAAGCATAAGAAAGTCTACAAGGCCGCCAAGGGTTTCCGCGGCCGCCGCAAGAACACCATCCGCGCCGCCAAGGCCGCGGTCGACAAGGCCGGCCAATACGCCTTCCGCGACCGCAAGCGCAAGAAGCGGACGTTCCGCGCGCTGTGGATCCAGCGCATCAACGCCGCGGTGCGCCCGTTCGGCATGACCTACAGCGTGTTCATCAACGGCCTGTCGAAGTCCGGCATCGTCGTCGACCGCAAGGTGCTGTCGGACCTCGCCATCACCGAACCGGCAGCGTTCCAGGCGATCGCCGAGAAGGCCAAGGCCGCGCTCGCGGCCTGAGGTCGTCTCACAACAGGCGTCCCCGGTCGCGCCTGTCTGTGCACGCAGTGAATTCGTCATGGCCGGGCTCGTCCCGGCCATCCACGTCTTTTCTGTTGGCCACGCCGCAAGGCGTGGATGCCCGGGACAAGCCCGGGCATGACGGACGAGAGGCCGGTTCTGCATCCGAGAAGGATCGCCATGACCGACCTTTCGACTCTGCAATCTCAAATCCTCTCCGACATCGCCGCGGCCTCCGACGAGGCCGCGCTGGAAGCGGTGCGCGTCGCCGCGCTCGGCAAGAAGGGCTCCGTCTCGGCGCTGCTCGCCACGCTCGGCAAGATGGACCCCGAGCAGCGCAAGACCGAGGGCGCGGCGATCAATCTCGCCAAGGATGCGGTGACGCAGGCGCTGGCCGCGCGGCGCGACGTGCTGAAGGCCGCCGCGCTCGACGCCAAGCTCGCCGCCGAGACCATCGACGTCACCCTGCCGCTGCGTGAACCGCTCGCCGAAGCCGGCCGGATTCATCCGCTCAGCCAGGTCTGGGACGAACTCACCGCGATCTTCGCCGACATGGGTTTCGCCATCGCCGAAGGTCCGGACATCGAGACCGACGACTACAACTTCACCAAGCTGAACTTCCCCGAGGGCCATCCGGCCCGCGAGATGCACGACACCTTCTACTTCAACCCGAAGGACGACGGCTCGCGCCTGCTGCTGCGCACCCACACCTCGCCGGTGCAGGTCCGCACCATGCTGAGCCAGAAGCCGCCGATCCGCGTGATCTGTCCGGGCCGCACCTATCGCAGCGACTCTGACCAGACCCACACGCCGATGTTCCATCAGGTCGAGGGTCTCGTCATCGACAAGGGCAGCCACCTCGGTCATCTGAAGTGGATCCTGCACGAATTCTGCAAGGCGTTCTTCGAGGTCGACAACGTCAATATGCGGTTCCGGCCGTCGTTCTTCCCGTTCACCGAGCCGTCGCTGGAAGTCGACATCCAGTGCCGCCGCGGCAAGGACGAGATCCGCTTCGGCGAGGGCGAGGACTGGCTGGAGATTCTCGGCTGCGGCATGGTGCACCCCAACGTGCTCACCGCCTGCGGCCTCGATCCCGACGTCTATCAGGGCTTCGCCTGGGGCATGGGCATCGACCGCATCGCGATGCTGAAATACGGCATGAGCGATCTGCGGCAATTGTTCGAAGCCGATTCGCGCTGGCTGAATCATTACGGCTTCAAGCCGCTGGATATCCCGACGCTGGCGGGCGGATTGAGTTCGTGAGCTTGGTACTCGCAGGCGCTGT
The DNA window shown above is from Rhodopseudomonas palustris HaA2 and carries:
- the rpmI gene encoding 50S ribosomal protein L35: MPKLKTKSGAKKRFKVTATGKVMSAQRGKRHGMIKRTKKQIRQLRGTRVIFKTDGDNIKKYFLPNA
- the rplT gene encoding 50S ribosomal protein L20, with product MARVKRGVTAHAKHKKVYKAAKGFRGRRKNTIRAAKAAVDKAGQYAFRDRKRKKRTFRALWIQRINAAVRPFGMTYSVFINGLSKSGIVVDRKVLSDLAITEPAAFQAIAEKAKAALAA
- the pheS gene encoding phenylalanine--tRNA ligase subunit alpha, which codes for MTDLSTLQSQILSDIAAASDEAALEAVRVAALGKKGSVSALLATLGKMDPEQRKTEGAAINLAKDAVTQALAARRDVLKAAALDAKLAAETIDVTLPLREPLAEAGRIHPLSQVWDELTAIFADMGFAIAEGPDIETDDYNFTKLNFPEGHPAREMHDTFYFNPKDDGSRLLLRTHTSPVQVRTMLSQKPPIRVICPGRTYRSDSDQTHTPMFHQVEGLVIDKGSHLGHLKWILHEFCKAFFEVDNVNMRFRPSFFPFTEPSLEVDIQCRRGKDEIRFGEGEDWLEILGCGMVHPNVLTACGLDPDVYQGFAWGMGIDRIAMLKYGMSDLRQLFEADSRWLNHYGFKPLDIPTLAGGLSS